From a single Sphingosinicellaceae bacterium genomic region:
- a CDS encoding HIG1 domain-containing protein: MNTIFIILLVVAVLLTATMLVRGVIVMARGKDITGEQSNKLMSYRVAFQGLAILIVVILIMLARAQH, translated from the coding sequence ATCAACACGATCTTCATCATCCTTCTGGTCGTGGCGGTGTTGCTGACTGCGACGATGCTGGTCCGTGGGGTCATCGTCATGGCGCGGGGCAAGGACATCACCGGCGAGCAGTCGAACAAGCTGATGAGCTACCGCGTCGCCTTCCAGGGCCTCGCCATATTGATCGTCGTCATCCTGATCATGCTCGCCCGCGCCCAGCATTAG